The following coding sequences are from one Halictus rubicundus isolate RS-2024b chromosome 11, iyHalRubi1_principal, whole genome shotgun sequence window:
- the Zip gene encoding myosin heavy chain 10 isoform X4 produces MADVDSRVDHSDPELRFLSVDRNNFNDPATQAEWTQKKLVWVPHDTQGFVAAGIKGERGDEVEVEIAETGKRVLVAKDDIQKMNPPKYDKVEDMAELTCLNEASVLHNLKDRYYSGLIYTYSGLFCVVVNPYKRLSIYTEKIMERYKGIKRHEVPPHVFAITDTAYRSMLQDREDQSILCTGESGAGKTENTKKVIQYLAYVAASKPKSNATPSPALIIGELEQQLLQANPILEAFGNAKTVKNDNSSRFGKFIRINFDASGYIAGANIETYLLEKSRAIRQAKDERTFHIFYQLLAGASAEQKKEFILEDPKHYPFLSNGALPVPGVDDSAEFFSTVKSMHIMGMTNEDFSSIFRIVSAVMLFGSMQFRQERNSDQATLPDNTVAQKISHLLGLSVTEMTKAFLKPRIKVGRDFVTKAQTKEQVEFAVEAISKACYERMFRWLVNRINRSLDRTKRQGASFIGILDMAGFEIFELNSFEQLCINYTNEKLQQLFNHTMFILEQEEYQREGIEWKFIDFGLDLQPTIDLIDKPMGIMALLDEECWFPKATDKTFVEKLVGAHSVHPKFMKTDFRGVADFAIIHYAGKVDYSAAKWLMKNMDPLNENVVSLLQNSQDPFVCHIWKDAEIVGMAQQALTDTQFGARTRKGMFRTVSQLYKEQLAKLMVTLRNTNPNFVRCIIPNHEKRAGKIDAPLVLEQLRCNGVLEGIRICRQGFPNRIPFQEFRQRYELLTPNAIPKGFMDGKKACEKMIQALELDPNLYRVGQSKIFFRAGVLAHLEEERDYKITDIIVNFQAFCRGFLARRNYQKRLQQLNAIRIIQRNCAAYLKLRNWQWWRLYTKVKPLLEVTKQEEKLTQKEDELKQVRDKLELQLHSAQEYERKYQQAIEEKTVLAEQLQAEVELCAEAEEMRARLAARKQELEEILHDLEARIEEEEERSAALTQEKKKLQLNISDLEEQLEEEEAARQKLQLEKVLCDAKIKKLEEDLALSDDTNQKLLKEKKILEERANDLSQTLAEEEEKAKHLSKLKAKHEATIADLEERLLKDHQQRQEVDRSKRKIETEVSDLKEQLTERKTQVEELQLQLGKREEELNQVMAKMDEEGAAKAQAQKALRELESQLAELQEDLEAEKAARSKAEKLKRDLNEELEALKNELLDSLDTTAAQQELRSKREQELATLKKNLEEETSMHEATLADMRHKHTQELTAINEQMDALKKTKAVLEKAKGTLEAENADLASELRSVSASRQESDRRRKQAEQQLAEINAKLAEVERNRQELVERVTKLQQESESIMQQLEAAELKASAALKASTTCESQFTELQQQLEEETRQKLALSSKLRALESEKESLHDQLEEEEEAKRALDKQVLCLNVQLAEAKKKAEDEAEAAVALEEARKRCIKDMEAIQRQVEELQAANDKLDKSKKKIQAELEDSIIELEAQRAKVLELEKKQKNFDKVLAEEKAVSEQYAEQRDAAEREAREKETRVLSLTRELDEMNEKVEELERVRRGLQSELDELVNNQGTADKNVHELEKTKRALESQLAEQRSQVEELEDELQFTEDAKLRLEVNMQALRAQFERDLQAKEEQAEEKRRGLVKQLRDLEAELEDERKQRAAAIAQRKKMEADYKDIEQQLEMHNKVKEDALKQLKKLQAQIKDSTRETEEARAARDELAANAKETERKVKSLEADLMQLTEDFASSERARRAAENERDELQEELNNNANKGTLMLDEKRRLEARIATLEEELEEEQSNGELFMDRARKAQITIEQLTNEMTIERSTTQKLESHKLLLERQNKELKAKLTELETAQRAKTKATIQQLESKINNLDEQLETEAKERFAQQKINRKLEKKLKELSLQLEDERRNSDQYKEQAEKVNARMKALKRQLDEAEEEISRHKAMKRKAQREMDDLLETQEEMTREMANLKNKLRRGGPPISLSSSRLKRGSVQTGGSGDDSTTQDESIDGEETVN; encoded by the exons ACATATTCCGGGCTCTTCTGCGTGGTAGTGAACCCATACAAGAGACTGTCAATTTACACGGAAAAGATAATGGAGAGGTACAAGGGTATCAAAAGACACGAGGTCCCACCCCATGTTTTCGCCATCACCGACACTGCATATCGTTCCATGCTTCAGG ATCGAGAGGATCAATCGATTTTATGCACCGGCGAGTCCGGCGCGGGAAAAACCGAAAACACGAAGAAAGTGATCCAATATTTGGCGTACGTTGCTGCCTCAAAGCCAAAATCGAACGCG ACACCGAGTCCGGCATTAATCATA GGTGAATTGGAGCAACAACTTCTGCAAGCAAATCCCATTCTGGAAGCCTTCGGCAATGCCAAGACTGTGAAAAACGATAATTCTTCTCGATTC GGCAAATTTATCCGAATAAACTTTGACGCATCAGGATACATAGCTGGAGCAAACATAGAAACTTATCTCCTGGAGAAATCAAGAGCAATTCGACAAGCAAAGGACGAAAGGACCTTCCATATATTCTACCAGCTCCTCGCAGGTGCTTCAGCAGAGCAGAAAA aGGAATTCATCTTGGAGGATCCAAAACACTATCCATTCCTCTCAAATGGCGCATTGCCAGTACCAGGAGTGGATGACTCGGCAGAGTTCTTCTCGACAGTAAAGTCAATGCACATAATGGGCATGACCAACGAGGACTTCTCTTCTATCTTCCGCATAGTGTCCGCAGTGATGCTGTTTGGGTCTATGCAGTTTCGCCAAGAAAGGAACTCGGACCAGGCTACACTGCCAGACAACACGGTTGCCCAGAAGATCTCTCACCTGTTGGGCTTAAGCGTCACAGAGATGACGAAAGCATTTTTGAAGCCAAGGATCAAGGTTGGCAGGGACTTTGTGACCAAGGCACAGACCAAAGAGCAGGTTGAGTTTGCTGTCGAAGCAATCTCCAAAGCCTGCTATGAAAGGATGTTCAGGTGGCTCGTAAACAGGATCAACAGGTCCCTAGATCGTACAAAGAGGCAGGGGGCCAGTTTTATTGGAATCCTGGATATGGCTGGATTTGAGATCTTCGAGCTGAATAGCTTTGAACAGCTCTGCATCAACTACACGAATGAAAAACTGCAGCAACTGTTTAACCATACTATGTTCATCCTCGAACAGGAGGAATATCAGAGAGAGGGCATCGAATGGAAGTTCATTGACTTCGGACTGGACCTGCAACCTACCATTGACCTTATCGACAAGCCTATGG GTATCATGGCACTGCTGGACGAGGAGTGCTGGTTCCCCAAGGCCACCGACAAGACGTTCGTAGAGAAATTAGTGGGAGCCCACAGCGTACACCCTAAATTTATGAAGACAGACTTCAGGGGTGTCGCAGACTTTGCTATCATACATTATGCTGGAAAGGTCGATTACTCTGCAGCGAAATGGTTGATGAAGAACATGGATCCTCTAAATGAAAATGTGGTCAGCCTCCTGCAGAACTCGCAGGATCCTTTCGTCTGTCATATCTGGAAAGACGCTGAGATTGTTGGGATGGCCCAACAGGCTTTAACAGACACACAATTCGGTGCGAGGACCAGGAAAGGAATGTTCCGAACTGTTTCACAGTTGTACAAAGAGCAGTTGGCGAAATTGATGGTCACTCTCAGAAATACTAATCCTAACTTTGTCAGATGTATCATACCGAATCATGAGAAACGGGCTGGAAAGATCGATGCTCCGTTGGTATTAGAACAGCTGAGATGCAATGGTGTGCTCGAAGGAATTCGAATTTGCCGTCAAGGATTCCCGAACAGGATACCCTTCCAGGAGTTTAGGCAGAGATACGAACTTCTAACGCCTAACGCTATCCCCAAGGGATTCATGGATGGGAAGAAGGCGTGTGAGAAAatg ATTCAGGCGCTGGAATTAGATCCGAATCTCTACCGGGTGGGTCAATCAAAGATATTCTTTCGCGCCGGCGTGCTAGCTCACCTCGAAGAGGAGCGTGACTACAAGATCACCGACATAATCGTCAACTTCCAAGCGTTCTGCCGCGGTTTCCTGGCTCGTCGGAATTACCAAAAGCGTCTCCAACAACTGAACGCCATCCGAATCATTCAAAGAAACTGCGCAGCATACTTGAAACTCAGAAACTGGCAATGGTGGCGTTTGTACACCAAAGTGAAACCATTATTAGAGGTGACGAAGCAGGAGGAGAAGTTGACACAGAAAGAGGACGAGCTGAAGCAAGTGCGGGACAAACTGGAACTGCAATTACACTCTGCACAGGAGTATGAAAGGAAATACCAGCAAGCCATCGAAGAGAAGACCGTATTAGCTGAGCAATTACAAGCTGAAGTAGAATTATGCGCGGAAGCTGAGGAGATGAGAGCAAGACTAGCGGCGAGGAAACAGGAACTAGAAGAAATTCTTCATGATTTGGAAGCGAGgatcgaagaagaagaggagaggagCGCGGCGTTGACTCAGGAGAAGAAGAAGCTGCAGCTGAACATCAGCGATCTTGAGGAGCAGCTGGAAGAAGAGGAAGCCGCCAGGCAGAAGCTGCAATTGGAAAAAGTGCTGTGCGACGCTAAAATAAAGAAACTGGAAGAGGACCTCGCATTGTCCGATGACACCAATCAGAAGTTGTTAAAGGAGAAGAAGATCTTGGAGGAGAGGGCGAATGATCTTTCCCAGACGCTGgccgaggaggaggagaaggcgAAGCACCTGTCGAAACTGAAGGCTAAACACGAAGCGACCATTGCAGATTTAGAGGAACGATTGTTGAAAGACCATCAGCAGAGGCAGGAGGTGGACAGGTCGAAGAGGAAGATCGAAACAGAGGTCTCAGACCTGAAGGAACAGTTGACTGAGAGGAAGACACAGGTGGAGGAGCTTCAGTTGCAACTAGGGAAACGCGAGGAAGAATTGAATCAGGTCATGGCAAAGATGGACGAGGAGGGTGCGGCGAAAGCTCAGGCGCAGAAGGCGCTGCGAGAGTTAGAATCTCAGCTGGCTGAGTTGCAGGAGGATTTGGAGGCTGAGAAGGCAGCCAGGAGCAAGGCTGAGAAACTGAAGCGCGATTTGAACGAGGAACTGGAAGCTCTGAAGAACGAACTTCTGGATTCATTGGACACCACGGCGGCTCAGCAGGAGCTGAGAAGCAAGCGGGAACAGGAATTGGCGACGCTGAAGAAGAACCTGGAAGAAGAAACCTCGATGCACGAGGCCACACTCGCAGACATGCGTCACAAGCATACTCAGGAGTTAACAGCCATAAATGAGCAGATGGACGCTTTGAAGAAGACCAAAGCGGTTTTGGAGAAAGCAAAGGGGACTCTGGAGGCTGAGAATGCTGATTTAGCTTCGGAACTGAGGTCTGTCAGTGCTAGCAGACAGGAGTCTGACAGGAGGAGGAAACAGGCGGAGCAACAGCTTGCTGAGATCAATGCCAAGCTCGCCGAGGTGGAAAGAAATAGGCAAGAACTCGTTGAGAGGGTTACGAAGCTGCAACAAGAGTCTGAAAGCATCATGCAGCAGCTCGAAGCTGCGGAGCTGAAGGCCTCTGCGGCTCTGAAAGCCTCTACCACCTGCGAGTCCCAATTTACTGAGCTCCAGCAGCAACTGGAGGAGGAGACGAGGCAGAAGCTGGCGCTCAGCTCTAAACTGAGAGCATTGGAAAGTGAGAAGGAAAGTTTGCATGATCAGttggaggaagaagaggaagcgaAGAGGGCCTTGGATAAACAG GTACTTTGCTTGAACGTACAACTGGCGGAGGCGAAGAAGAAGGCAGAAGACGAAGCCGAAGCTGCTGTAGCCTTGGAGGAAGCTAGAAAGAGGTGTATCAAAGATATGGAAGCGATTCAAAGACAGGTTGAGGAGCTGCAGGCTGCCAATGATAAATTGGATAAATCAAAAAAGAAGATCCAAGCGGAGTTGGAGGATAGTATTATTGAGCTCGAAGCGCAGAGAGCTAAGGTGCTGGAGTTGGAAAAGAAGCAGAAGAATTTCGATAAG GTGCTAGCTGAAGAGAAGGCAGTGTCGGAGCAGTACGCGGAGCAGCGAGACGCGGCGGAGCGCGAGGCCCGAGAAAAGGAGACCCGAGTGTTGTCCTTGACCCGAGAACTCGACGAGATGAACGAGAAAGTCGAAGAGCTCGAGCGCGTTCGTCGAGGCCTTCAATCGGAGCTCGACGAGCTGGTGAACAATCAAGGAACAGCCGACAAGAACGTGCACGAGCTTGAAAAGACAAAACGAGCTTTAGAATCCCAGCTGGCAGAGCAACGTTCCCAGGTTGAAGAACTCGAAGATGAGCTGCAGTTCACCGAGGACGCGAAGCTACGTCTAGAGGTGAACATGCAGGCCTTGAGGGCGCAATTCGAGCGAGACCTTCAGGCCAAAGAAGAACAAGCTGAGGAAAAGCGAAGGGGTCTAGTGAAACAACTGCGTGACCTCGAAGCGGAGCTTGAAGACGAGAGGAAGCAGAGAGCAGCGGCGATCGCGCAGCGCAAGAAGATGGAAGCGGATTACAAGGACATCGAACAACAGCTGGAGATGCACAACAAGGTCAAAGAGGACGCGTTGAAGCAGCTGAAGAAGCTGCAGGCGCAGATCAAAGACAGCACTAGGGAGACTGAGGAGGCTAGAGCTGCTAGGGACGAATTGGCAGCGAACGCTAAGGAGACCGAGAGGAAAGTGAAGAGTCTGGAGGCGGATCTAATGCAGTTGACCGAGGACTTTGCCAGCAGCGAGCGTGCTAGAAGAGCTGCCGAGAACGAGAGGGATGAGCTGCAGGAGGAGTTGAACAACAATGCTAACAAGGGCACGTTGATGCTTGATGAGAAGCGAAGACTGGAGGCTAGAATTGCGACCCTTGAAGAGGAGCTGGAAGAGGAACAATCGAATGGTGAACTGTTCATGGACAGAGCCAGGAAAGCGCAGATAACGATCGAACAGCTGACAAATGAAATGACTATTGAGAGGTCCACCACGCAGAAGCTGGAATCGCACAAGCTGTTGCTTGAGAGACAGAATAAGGAGCTGAAAGCTAAGCTAACCGAGCTGGAGACTGCTCAGAGGGCGAAGACCAAGGCCACGATACAACAGTTGGAGTCCAAGATCAATAATCTGGACGAACAGCTGGAGACTGAGGCTAAGGAGAGATTCGCGCAGCAGAAGATCAATAGGAAGCTGGAGAAGAAGTTGAAAGAGCTGAGTTTGCAGTTGGAGGACGAGAGGAGGAACTCTGACCAGTATAAGGAGCAGGCTGAGAAGGTAAACGCCAGGATGAAGGCGTTGAAAAGACAGCTCGATGAGGCTGAGGAGGAGATTAGCAGGCACAAGGCCATGAAGAGGAAAGCGCAGAGGGAAATGGACGACCTGTTGGAGACCCAGGAAGAGATGACCAGGGAGATGGCGAACCTTAAGAATAAACTGAG aCGCGGTGGTCCTCCAATAAGTCTGAGCTCGTCGCGTCTGAAACGAGGCTCCGTTCAGACCGGCGGCTCCGGGGACGACTCGACAACGCAGGACGAGAGCATTGATGGCGAGGAGACCGTCAATTGA